A genome region from Triticum aestivum cultivar Chinese Spring chromosome 2B, IWGSC CS RefSeq v2.1, whole genome shotgun sequence includes the following:
- the LOC123046253 gene encoding xyloglucan galactosyltransferase XLT2, which produces MAGIYRPEPQNPTARRQRLVSILLGAFFAFQLLLFVAFRSSPPSKPAPTASAISSSVPEPPSRGTEDSGCGGGLVYVYDLPAVFNEDLLAMCDTLMPMYSVCPYLANDGLGFPAEGTSLSTILPAELLGSWHSSDQFALEHIVHRRLLSHRCRTTDPARAAAFFVPFYAGLAVGRHLWSANATDADRDRDCVALLSWLHAQPYYKRSNGWDHFLALGRITWDFRRSPSGGWGGSFLAMPGVANVTRLVIEREPWDAMDVGIPYPTGFHPRTAADARAWQQHVTSVPRPRLFAFAGAPRSAIKGDFRALLLNDCQAAGAECGALDCAEGKCIKDNALVLELFMGARFCVQPRGDSFTRRSLFDCMVAGAVPVLFWRRTAYLQYHWYLPTEDGQEGEWSVFIDRDELRAGNVTVRGVLAAIPEARVRQMKERVVEMIPRLVYSAADKDGLGGGMKDAMDVMIDGMLRRVAEQRRNWRRT; this is translated from the coding sequence ATGGCCGGGATATACCGTCCCGAGCCGCAGAACCCCACCGCGCGCCGCCAGCGCCTCGTATCAATCCTCCTCGGCGCCTTCTTCGCCTTCCAGCTCCTCCTCTTCGTCGCCTTTCGCTCCTCGCCGCCCTCCAAGCCCGCCCCGACCGCATCCGCAATCTCCTCTTCCGTACCGGAGCCGCCCAGCCGCGGCACCGAGGACTCCGGGTGCGGGGGTGGGCTCGTGTACGTCTAcgacctccccgccgtcttcaACGAGGATCTGCTCGCCATGTGTGATACGCTGATGCCGATGTACTCGGTTTGCCCCTACCTCGCTAACGACGGGCTCGGGTTCCCGGCGGAAGGGACCAGCTTGTCGACGATCCTGCCGGCCGAGCTTCTTGGGTCGTGGCACTCCTCCGACCAGTTCGCGCTCGAGCACATCGTCCACCGCCGCCTGCTCTCGCACCGGTGCCGGACCACCGATCCGGCGCGCGCTGCGGCGTTCTTCGTGCCGTTCTACGCGGGGCTGGCCGTCGGGCGCCACCTGTGGTCGGCGAACGCCACGGACGCCGACCGGGACAGGGACTGCGTCGCTCTGCTTTCGTGGCTCCACGCGCAACCGTACTACAAGCGGTCCAATGGCTGGGACCACTTCCTCGCGCTGGGCCGCATTACCTGGGACTTCCGCCGCAGTCCGAGCGGCGGGTGGGGCGGCAGCTTCCTCGCCATGCCCGGGGTCGCCAACGTCACCCGCCTCGTCATCGAGCGCGAGCCATGGGACGCCATGGACGTCGGCATACCGTACCCGACCGGATTCCACCCGCGCACCGCGGCCGACGCGCGCGCGTGGCAGCAGCACGTCACGTCAGTCCCGCGCCCCAGGCTGTTCGCCTTCGCCGGCGCGCCGCGGTCGGCCATCAAGGGCGACTTCCGCGCGTTGCTGCTCAACGATTGCCAGGCCGCGGGGGCCGAGTGCGGCGCGCTGGACTGCGCCGAGGGCAAGTGCATCAAGGACAACGCGCTCGTCCTGGAGCTGTTCATGGGCGCGCGGTTCTGCGTGCAGCCGCGCGGGGACAGCTTCACGCGCCGCTCGCTGTTCGACTGCATGGTGGCCGGGGCCGTGCCGGTGCTGTTCTGGCGGCGGACCGCGTACCTTCAGTACCACTGGTATCTGCCAACTGAAGACGGCCAAGAAGGGGAGTGGTCTGTCTTCATTGATCGCGACGAGCTGCGCGCCGGTAATGTGACCGTGCGCGGCGTGCTGGCGGCCATCCCAGAGGCGCGGGTGCGGCAGATGAAGGAGCGCGTGGTGGAGATGATACCGCGGTTGGTTTACTCCGCCGCGGACAAGGATGGGCTCGGCGGCGGCATGAAGGACGCCATGGACGTCATGATCGACGGCATGCTGCGGCGGGTCGCTGAGCAGCGGCGGAATTGGAGGAGGACGTGA